A part of Tachysurus vachellii isolate PV-2020 chromosome 4, HZAU_Pvac_v1, whole genome shotgun sequence genomic DNA contains:
- the si:dkey-28n18.9 gene encoding sorting nexin-5 isoform X1, giving the protein MFKEGSNDQSALSVNANSIKITDVTQDGDALTFAITSQKLSSDNGSCVFRTYEDFDWLQQSLFSQEDIAGLHGVIFPPLPAKPLPSSSHTQAKALKLLGFLALGDNWQLYCKALEFYLQQVAAHSILGKSKLLPSFLSSTESPGNQRSKKSILDRFSHAVEEMRKESHKDVDQFFQNERESSTHMTVLFKATTEKFLDIVLANQRLSLACGHFSTSLRLCLSQDDLSVVASKIYLKLSDIMDAVKSNLDKVSENDVCTLGLGLDFESRYQEAKREMLFRRTCKLVELEAIIKNAEKAKPNKKVVMEKIQTITQKEFNLISSVAKEEIEWYHKARVIVLRDFLTRWCEKQLHTARESAALFSQHLEACRQFPV; this is encoded by the exons ATGTTTAAGGAGGGCTCAAATGATCAGTCAGCCCTGAGTGTGAACGCTAACAGCATCAAGATTACCGACGTTACTCAGGATGGAGACGCGCTAACCTTCGCCATCACATCTCAGAAG CTGAGCAGTGATAATGGGAGCTGCGTCTTTAGGACCTATGAAGATTTTGACTGGCTGCAGCAGAGTCTTTTCTCTCAGGAGGACATTGCAGGACTCCATGGAGTGATA TTTCCTCCTCTTCCAGCCAAACCGCTGCCTTCCAGCTCGCACACCCAAGCTAAAGCTCTCAAACTCCTGG gattccTGGCTCTGGGTGATAACTGGCAGCTTTACTGTAAGGCTTTAGAGTTTTACCTGCAGCAGGTGGCAGCACACAGCATCCTGGGAAAAAGCAAACTGCTGCCCAGCTTCCTCAGCAGCACTGAG TCACCCGGTAATCAGCGCAGCAAAAAGAGCATCTTAGATCGCTTTAGTCATGCTGTGGAGGAAATGAGGAAGGAGAGTCAcaag gacgTGGACCAATTCTTTCAAAACGAGAGAGAAAGCAGCACACACATGACGGTTCTGTTTAAAGCTACCACAGAG AAATTCCTCGACATCGTGCTGGCGAATCAGA ggcTTTCTTTGGCATGTGGTCATTTCTCCACGTCATTacgtctctgtctttctcaggATGATCTGTCTGTTGTGGCCtctaa GATTTATCTGAAACTGTCAGACATAATGGATGCAGTGAAA AGCAACCTTGACAAAGTGTCTGAGAACGATGTGTGCACCTTGGGGTTGGGTTTGGATTTTGAGTCTCGCTACCAAGAGGCAAAGAGA GAGATGTTGTTCAGAAGAACCTGTAAACTAGTGGAACTGGAAGCCATTATTAAGAACGCAGAAAAAGCCAAACCCAATAAGAAAGTAGTT ATGGAGAAAATTCAGACCATCACACAGAAAGAGTTTAATCTCATCTCATCAGTGGCCAAGGAAGAG atCGAGTGGTACCATAAAGCACGTGTGATCGTGTTGCGAGACTTTCTGACCCGCTGGTGTGAGAAGCAGCTGCACACAGCCAGGGAATCTGCCGCTCTCTTCTCTCAGCACCTGGAGGCTTGTAGACAATTTCCTGTCTAA
- the si:dkey-28n18.9 gene encoding sorting nexin-5 isoform X2 translates to MEGSNDQSALSVNANSIKITDVTQDGDALTFAITSQKLSSDNGSCVFRTYEDFDWLQQSLFSQEDIAGLHGVIFPPLPAKPLPSSSHTQAKALKLLGFLALGDNWQLYCKALEFYLQQVAAHSILGKSKLLPSFLSSTESPGNQRSKKSILDRFSHAVEEMRKESHKDVDQFFQNERESSTHMTVLFKATTEKFLDIVLANQRLSLACGHFSTSLRLCLSQDDLSVVASKIYLKLSDIMDAVKSNLDKVSENDVCTLGLGLDFESRYQEAKREMLFRRTCKLVELEAIIKNAEKAKPNKKVVMEKIQTITQKEFNLISSVAKEEIEWYHKARVIVLRDFLTRWCEKQLHTARESAALFSQHLEACRQFPV, encoded by the exons ATG GAGGGCTCAAATGATCAGTCAGCCCTGAGTGTGAACGCTAACAGCATCAAGATTACCGACGTTACTCAGGATGGAGACGCGCTAACCTTCGCCATCACATCTCAGAAG CTGAGCAGTGATAATGGGAGCTGCGTCTTTAGGACCTATGAAGATTTTGACTGGCTGCAGCAGAGTCTTTTCTCTCAGGAGGACATTGCAGGACTCCATGGAGTGATA TTTCCTCCTCTTCCAGCCAAACCGCTGCCTTCCAGCTCGCACACCCAAGCTAAAGCTCTCAAACTCCTGG gattccTGGCTCTGGGTGATAACTGGCAGCTTTACTGTAAGGCTTTAGAGTTTTACCTGCAGCAGGTGGCAGCACACAGCATCCTGGGAAAAAGCAAACTGCTGCCCAGCTTCCTCAGCAGCACTGAG TCACCCGGTAATCAGCGCAGCAAAAAGAGCATCTTAGATCGCTTTAGTCATGCTGTGGAGGAAATGAGGAAGGAGAGTCAcaag gacgTGGACCAATTCTTTCAAAACGAGAGAGAAAGCAGCACACACATGACGGTTCTGTTTAAAGCTACCACAGAG AAATTCCTCGACATCGTGCTGGCGAATCAGA ggcTTTCTTTGGCATGTGGTCATTTCTCCACGTCATTacgtctctgtctttctcaggATGATCTGTCTGTTGTGGCCtctaa GATTTATCTGAAACTGTCAGACATAATGGATGCAGTGAAA AGCAACCTTGACAAAGTGTCTGAGAACGATGTGTGCACCTTGGGGTTGGGTTTGGATTTTGAGTCTCGCTACCAAGAGGCAAAGAGA GAGATGTTGTTCAGAAGAACCTGTAAACTAGTGGAACTGGAAGCCATTATTAAGAACGCAGAAAAAGCCAAACCCAATAAGAAAGTAGTT ATGGAGAAAATTCAGACCATCACACAGAAAGAGTTTAATCTCATCTCATCAGTGGCCAAGGAAGAG atCGAGTGGTACCATAAAGCACGTGTGATCGTGTTGCGAGACTTTCTGACCCGCTGGTGTGAGAAGCAGCTGCACACAGCCAGGGAATCTGCCGCTCTCTTCTCTCAGCACCTGGAGGCTTGTAGACAATTTCCTGTCTAA
- the si:dkey-28n18.9 gene encoding sorting nexin-5 isoform X3 translates to MGSNDQSALSVNANSIKITDVTQDGDALTFAITSQKLSSDNGSCVFRTYEDFDWLQQSLFSQEDIAGLHGVIFPPLPAKPLPSSSHTQAKALKLLGFLALGDNWQLYCKALEFYLQQVAAHSILGKSKLLPSFLSSTESPGNQRSKKSILDRFSHAVEEMRKESHKDVDQFFQNERESSTHMTVLFKATTEKFLDIVLANQRLSLACGHFSTSLRLCLSQDDLSVVASKIYLKLSDIMDAVKSNLDKVSENDVCTLGLGLDFESRYQEAKREMLFRRTCKLVELEAIIKNAEKAKPNKKVVMEKIQTITQKEFNLISSVAKEEIEWYHKARVIVLRDFLTRWCEKQLHTARESAALFSQHLEACRQFPV, encoded by the exons ATG GGCTCAAATGATCAGTCAGCCCTGAGTGTGAACGCTAACAGCATCAAGATTACCGACGTTACTCAGGATGGAGACGCGCTAACCTTCGCCATCACATCTCAGAAG CTGAGCAGTGATAATGGGAGCTGCGTCTTTAGGACCTATGAAGATTTTGACTGGCTGCAGCAGAGTCTTTTCTCTCAGGAGGACATTGCAGGACTCCATGGAGTGATA TTTCCTCCTCTTCCAGCCAAACCGCTGCCTTCCAGCTCGCACACCCAAGCTAAAGCTCTCAAACTCCTGG gattccTGGCTCTGGGTGATAACTGGCAGCTTTACTGTAAGGCTTTAGAGTTTTACCTGCAGCAGGTGGCAGCACACAGCATCCTGGGAAAAAGCAAACTGCTGCCCAGCTTCCTCAGCAGCACTGAG TCACCCGGTAATCAGCGCAGCAAAAAGAGCATCTTAGATCGCTTTAGTCATGCTGTGGAGGAAATGAGGAAGGAGAGTCAcaag gacgTGGACCAATTCTTTCAAAACGAGAGAGAAAGCAGCACACACATGACGGTTCTGTTTAAAGCTACCACAGAG AAATTCCTCGACATCGTGCTGGCGAATCAGA ggcTTTCTTTGGCATGTGGTCATTTCTCCACGTCATTacgtctctgtctttctcaggATGATCTGTCTGTTGTGGCCtctaa GATTTATCTGAAACTGTCAGACATAATGGATGCAGTGAAA AGCAACCTTGACAAAGTGTCTGAGAACGATGTGTGCACCTTGGGGTTGGGTTTGGATTTTGAGTCTCGCTACCAAGAGGCAAAGAGA GAGATGTTGTTCAGAAGAACCTGTAAACTAGTGGAACTGGAAGCCATTATTAAGAACGCAGAAAAAGCCAAACCCAATAAGAAAGTAGTT ATGGAGAAAATTCAGACCATCACACAGAAAGAGTTTAATCTCATCTCATCAGTGGCCAAGGAAGAG atCGAGTGGTACCATAAAGCACGTGTGATCGTGTTGCGAGACTTTCTGACCCGCTGGTGTGAGAAGCAGCTGCACACAGCCAGGGAATCTGCCGCTCTCTTCTCTCAGCACCTGGAGGCTTGTAGACAATTTCCTGTCTAA